The Virgibacillus siamensis sequence CGGATCAGCAATGTGATAACAATGATGGACAATCCAAAGTTACCGCTGAAAAGAGTGGCCACGTATTTGATGAAAATGGAAAACGGCAATATAAAATAGCTTTCGAAAAAGTTGGCTGAATCCGGGTCAATCGGTTCGTTTGTAGCACACCCTGTCAGCAATAATAATAGAAACGCTCCTATTAGACTATATTTTTTAATAAAAGTGAATACAGATTTTTTCTCCATTGTTGTCCTCCTCGTAATATTTGGTTCTGTTGCAACGAGAAGGAATGGTCATCCGTATCATCATCAGGTGCATCGATACGTTTGGTGGTGTGCGTGATCCAGTTATGAATTTCTGTTATTTGGCTGATTGGTTCATTTTTTGGCAGCAGTTTTATATAAACCGCATGGCATTCCTTTGTGTAATCATAATTGCTCAGGATGGAATGATGCACATTCATATTCATAATTTGATAGCTGCAGATCAAGGAAAAAATAATGCTCAAATAAAAATACATTGGTGAAAGTTCCCCGACCACGTCATAAATCAATTCGAAAACCATCTGTATTCACCTCCTTTAATATTCATGTCATCTATAATACGGTATAATGATATCATTAGTTTCACGGAATTAAAAGTGAGGATATTTTGGCAAAGGGGTGTTTTGTTGAGCAGGGGATTGTTGCATTTGGGAGGGGGTTGCCGTATTGCTGGCAAGCGTTTATTTCTATTTTTCTTCCGGGCTTGATTGGCTGCTGTTTGCAGTGTTATTATTCGCACCAGATATATCGATGTTTGGATATGTACACGGGAAAAAAGCAGGAGCGATAGTTTACAATCTTTTTCATACATACGTGATACCGATTATGCTTCTGTTGGCGGGGATGCTGTTGCTGCATACCACGTTTGTTGCAGTCGGTCTGATTTGGACAGCACATATTGGCATGGATCGGATGCTGGGATTTGGCTTAAAATATCCTGATGATTTTAAAGACACACATTTGACGCGAGTATAGAAAGGGGCGGTTTAACATGACCGAGAAAGCGGCACTGTCATTCAGTGGAGGCAAGGACAGCTGTTTTGCCTTGTATAAGCTGCAGAAGAAGGACGTTAAGATAGCTAGTCTCGTAACAACAATCTGGAAAAAGAGCGGTGACACCGTTGCACATGATGAAAAGCGGGAACAGATTGTTCAGCAGGCTGATCGTCTTGGGCTGCCGGTTTACTTTATCGAAACTGATTTTGATACATATACGGAAGATTTCGTGACAGCCATCAAGCAGTTGAAAGCAGAATATGAAATTGATGCGATTGCATTCGGCGATATTTACTTGGAGGGACACCGGGAATGGGGAGAACAGGTTGCACTTTCGGCCGGTGTTAAGGCGATGTATCCTATCTGGACCAAGCAGGAAAAGATGATGGCACTGCTCCATGAAGTAATTGATGCAGGTTTTAAAGCTAAGGTCATCAAGGTCGATGGGGAGCGGCTCCCGACCGAGTGGGAAGGACGGTTAGTGAATAGGGAATTTGCGGAAAATATTTCTGCGTACGATGTATGTCCGATGGGAGAGTCCGGCGAATATCACACGACAGTCTTGGACGGGCCAATTTTTGAAGGAAATAGGCCGTGATGGAAAGTTTGGAGGTGGATCGTATGAAAGTATTGACCGTAACTGGATACAAACCAATGGAACTGAATATTTTTAAACCGGACGATTCGCGAATTTCCTTTGTCAAAGCCGCCATCGAAAAGCGCCTCATTGATTTCGTTGAGGAAGGTCTGGAATGGGTAGTCATCTCCGGACAAATGGGCGTAGAATTGTGGGCCGGTGAAGTCGTGCTGGAGATGAAGGAATCCTACCAGGTTAAGCTTGCGGTAATTCCGCCTTTCGAAAATCAGGAAGCCCGTTGGCCGGAAGCTGTTCAGCTGGTGTATCAGGAATTACTCGCTGGAGCGGACTTTTACAAGCCATTATACAAAGGAGATTATCAGGGGCCTTATCAATTTCAGGCAAAAAATATGTGGCTGGTCGACAAAAGCGACGGCTGCCTGATGCTGCTGGATGAGGAATTCCCGGGCAGTAACCGGTTTTTCCACAAGGCAGCGGTGGATGCTCGCGACGATTATCCAATATATTTAATTACCCCGGCCGACCTGGAGGACATCGTTGAGGAAGTGCGCATGATGGATGAGGATTATTGGGAGTGAGAGTGGGGTGATTAAATTGCTTTTGCCGCTGAAATCGGTAAATGCTAAAGTTCACAGGTGTTTTGCTAAAGTTCAGAGTGAAAGTGCTAAAGTTCACAGGCAAAATGCTAAAGTTCACAATTTAAATGATAATGTTCACGTCTGGAATCCAGGCAATAGAGATTGATGACCATCAAGCAGGATTTTTTCCGAACTATGTCGAATATATAATATTGCAGC is a genomic window containing:
- a CDS encoding DUF4260 domain-containing protein codes for the protein MLASVYFYFSSGLDWLLFAVLLFAPDISMFGYVHGKKAGAIVYNLFHTYVIPIMLLLAGMLLLHTTFVAVGLIWTAHIGMDRMLGFGLKYPDDFKDTHLTRV
- a CDS encoding Dph6-related ATP pyrophosphatase, with product MTEKAALSFSGGKDSCFALYKLQKKDVKIASLVTTIWKKSGDTVAHDEKREQIVQQADRLGLPVYFIETDFDTYTEDFVTAIKQLKAEYEIDAIAFGDIYLEGHREWGEQVALSAGVKAMYPIWTKQEKMMALLHEVIDAGFKAKVIKVDGERLPTEWEGRLVNREFAENISAYDVCPMGESGEYHTTVLDGPIFEGNRP
- a CDS encoding SLOG family protein; amino-acid sequence: MKVLTVTGYKPMELNIFKPDDSRISFVKAAIEKRLIDFVEEGLEWVVISGQMGVELWAGEVVLEMKESYQVKLAVIPPFENQEARWPEAVQLVYQELLAGADFYKPLYKGDYQGPYQFQAKNMWLVDKSDGCLMLLDEEFPGSNRFFHKAAVDARDDYPIYLITPADLEDIVEEVRMMDEDYWE